A genomic window from Salvia hispanica cultivar TCC Black 2014 chromosome 5, UniMelb_Shisp_WGS_1.0, whole genome shotgun sequence includes:
- the LOC125191163 gene encoding deoxyhypusine hydroxylase-B-like → MDSERSFKVPPETERFLCERLLDEKQPISERFRVLFSLRNLRGVAPRTALIQATRDTSNLLAHEAAFALGQIQDAEAIPALEAVLNDLSLHPIVRHEAAEALGAIGLQCNVPLLKNSLASDPAQEVRETCELALSRIDGLKNTSVTEASPFLSVDPAAPAACSSVEELREVLLNEDKSMYERYSALFALRNLGQDEAVSAIVESLGANSALLRHEVAYVLGQLQNKKASDALSQVLRDVNEHPMVRHEAAEALGSIADEESIALLEEFSKDPEPIVSQSCEVALSMLEFEKSGKSFEYLFMETPQASC, encoded by the exons ATGGATAGCGAACGTTCCTTCAAAGTGCCGCCGGAAACGGAGAGGTTTCTCTGCGAACGGTTGCTGGACGAAAAGCAGCCCATCTCAGAGCGGTTTAGAGTCCTATTTTCTCTCCGCAACCTCCGAGGCGTCGCACCCCGCACTGCGCTCATCCAAG CAACTAGGGATACTTCAAACCTGCTTGCACATGAGGCTGCATTTGCTTTGGGTCAAATACAAGATGCTGAAGCTATCCCTGCATTAGAAGCTGTTCTAAATGATCTTTCGTTGCATCCCATTGTGCGCCACGAG GCTGCAGAAGCTCTTGGTGCAATAGGCTTGCAATGTAATGTACCACTTCTTAAGAATAGTTTGGCGTCAGATCCAGCTCAGGAAGTTAGAGAGACATGTGAACTAGCCCTGAGTCGGATTGATGGGTTGAAGAATACTTCTGTGACTGAGGCATCCCCTTTCTTGTCAGTGGACCCTGCTGCTCCTGCTGCTTGTTCTTCTGTAGAAGAACTCAG GGAAGTTCTACTGAATGAAGACAAGAGCATGTACGAGCGGTATTCTGCTCTTTTTGCTCTTAGAAACCTTGGGCAAGACGAAGCTGTTTCTGCTATTGTTGAGTCTTTAGGTGCCAATAGTGCTCTACTGCGGCATGAG GTTGCTTATGTCTTGGGCCAACTGCAGAACAAGAAAGCTTCAGATGCCCTTTCACAGGTTCTTAGAGATGTAAATGAACATCCTATGGTTCGACACGAAGCAGCAGAGGCTCTTGGCTCTATAGCAG ATGAAGAATCGATTGCTCTGCTGGAGGAATTTTCCAAGGACCCCGAGCCCATCGTCTCACAGAGCTGTGAAGTTGCTCTCAGCATGCTCGAGTTTGAAAAATCAGGAAAATCCTTTGAG TACCTTTTCATGGAGACACCTCAAGCTTCATGCTAA
- the LOC125186162 gene encoding putative ABC1 protein At2g40090, protein MGVRAFLRAKTKLLLAATAVAGAGAGAGAIATSDDPASAFKLATAVPLRLFRDAATAACIVYDYEYSLWGLPEGSKERERVKREVHSRSALKLQELCFRNGGIYIKLGQHISQLEYLVPDEYVQVMRHSMLNKCPVSSYEQVLKVFKKELGGAPDEIFDEFDPVPIASASLAQVHIARTHDGQQVAVKVQHTHMTDTAEADYATVELIVNVLHRLFPSFDYRWLVDEMRESLPKELDFSNEAKNSIKCMENFRRFSPHIAEYVYAPKVYWNLSTSKLLVMEFIDGVQVNDCRAIQKLCIQPSDVSKLLSQAFAEMMFKHGFVHCDPHAANVLVRPLPSGSRSIFGKRKPQLVLLDHGLYKDLDDTMRLNYASLWKGLVFSDANAIKENSTKLGAGDDLYVLFAGILTMRPWNKVIDPAVDHLVVKGTDGDRSELQMYASQYFPQITELLGRLPRVILLMLKTNDCLRAVNRALMEGSSVETFLIVGRVSSEAVIESKFLHSKSILSRLHVWFEEFLSEARLFGLQFAVWLLKFQKALTL, encoded by the exons ATGGGGGTTAGGGCTTTTTTGCGCGCCAAAACTAAATTACTTTTGGCGGCTACTGCAGTAGCTGGCGCCGGTGCCGGTGCCGGTGCCATTGCCACCTCCGACGACCCGGCTTCAGCCTTCAAACTCGCCACCGCCGTTCCCCTCCGCCTCTTCCGAGAtgccgccaccgccgcctgCATCGTGTATG ATTATGAATACTCACTCTGGGGGTTGCCTGAGGGAAGCAAAGAAAGGGAAAGAGTTAAACGTGAAGTTCATTCCAGAAGTGCACTTAAGCTGCAAGAGCTTTGCTTTAGAAATGGTGGGATCTACATCAAGCTAGGTCAGCATATTAGTCAGCTG GAATACTTGGTGCCTGATGAATATGTACAGGTAATGAGACATTCAATGTTGAATAAATGCCCCGTTTCATCATATGAGCAGGTTCTTAAAGTTTTCAAGAAAGAGCTTGGTGGGGCACCTGATGAA atatttgatgaatttgatCCTGTTCCCATAGCAAGTGCTTCTTTAGCACAAGTTCACATTGCCCGAACTCATGATGGACAACAAGTTGCTGTGAAG GTTCAACACACTCACATGACAGACACTGCAGAAGCTGACTATGCAACTGTTGAGTTAATTGTGAATGTTTTACATCGCCTCTTTCCTTCTTTTGATTACAG GTGGTTGGTTGATGAAATGCGGGAGAGTTTACCTAAG GAGTTAGATTTCTCGAATGAGGCCAAAAACAGCATAAAATGCATGGAAAACTTTCGGAGGTTCTCTCCGCATATTGCAGAATATGTTTATGCTCCAAAAGTGTATTGGAACTTGAGTACCTCCAAGTTGTTGGTGATGGAATTTATTGACGGAGTACAAGTAAATGATTGTAGGGCCATTCAGAAGCTATGTATTCAGCCGAGTGATGTTTCAAAGCTG CTTAGTCAAGCTTTTGCTGAAATGATGTTTAAGCATGGCTTTGTGCACTGTGACCCACATGCTGCCAACGTGCTGGTTCGTCCTTTGCCTTCTGgaagtaggagtatttttg GAAAGAGAAAACCACAGTTGGTATTGCTGGACCATGGTTTATACAAGGATCTTGACGACACAATGCGATTAAATTATGCTTCACTGTGGAAG GGTTTGGTATTTTCTGATGCAAATGCAATCAAAGAAAACAGCACTAAATTAGGTGCTGGTGATGATCTTTATGTACTGTTTGCTGGCATTCTTACTATGAGGCCTTGGAATAAAGTCATCGATCCAGCTGTGGATCACCTGGTTGTCAAGGGCACTGATGGCGATCGTTCAGAACTCCAG ATGTATGCTTCGCAATACTTTCCTCAAATTACTGAGCTCCTGGGGAGACTCCCCCGTGTTATACTTCTAATGCTAAAGACAAATGATTGCTTACGAGCAGTCAATAGAGCACTG ATGGAAGGATCATCTGTTGAGACATTTTTGATTGTGGGAAGAGTTTCTTCCGAAGCAGTTATCGAATCAAAATTTTTGCACAGCAAGTCCATCCTATCCCGGCTTCATGTTTGGTTTGAGGAATTTCTCTCAGAGGCTCGGTTGTTCGGTTTGCAGTTTGCAGTGTGGCTTTTGAAATTTCAGAAAGCTTTGACGCTGTGA